A portion of the Sabethes cyaneus chromosome 3, idSabCyanKW18_F2, whole genome shotgun sequence genome contains these proteins:
- the LOC128743934 gene encoding uncharacterized protein LOC128743934 isoform X2: MDKDGDKKGGDKKGGQSGAGLGGAAGVPDPASILDAASLFAYWGRDPSAMAAAAASNQLFGSQFGMPGGLGGLMPNAAASSAGGSDRYSMSHSHPNTMAVAASQAASLAGLHSSWWSMAQLAAQDYFARLQATGMSQLQFPHGADLAGAFPGGLGLGALGAAGAGGAGGAGSTGGAGSGGSNGKGSGGGKGKKRDRSSNSNSSNASSSGGGGGANSSSYKNSPSPSVSQAAAAAAYKQSLYSQATLHKELMAITAAAAAAQSQQQASAGGIGGGGGGSGAGSGIGGASNQSGSSKSKSSSSSHGGGSGIGGSNRGGGGGGNSSAGNDVLSLTRGSSSSPSVNSSSKSQQPSPSVTISASNLSNSSPGNHLQNLSRSGKDSGKGGGGGSSSVSDLGLSASMNALSTLSQFGNLDLSTQQNVTATMNALAASSAKAKDYMSSGILNDPSSLLGVRLPPDTEIIKYTSSIASPKVPGSTGRGRKKPVSLDESSIFAQLHGLSAAKRARLESNDFGLQGTVGGSGQGGGNGTSGAGNLSAHGAGGSSGSSTSTSVNNDRIEVIKLPPTITSNGVYNAGKGKDSLSDPVNEWAGLNLSAKSSPSIASSLAAAAAAAAAAVNEPQDDAPLNLSMKPSKSSDSRESSVPPSGSTTPSANSLQSLSTITAALGTSGGSCNSDTPRSRRKSNNKNRSAAAAFASSLATGNALGGSASSGDTSNALNSSISSLLLAASGGGSSGAGSGTSAATGSGNGNQTAGGSAATGAGAAGGGGASGVNNHLAAQLGLNSSLSELLKISNYEEYDYAALTGSQFKEGRPRNLGRGVSKPKKNTVASLLAQSRAVGSKPLTAQQLLTQEAEIEKLRQAMIEASQSMDSTSNTNTDSESVAESGMSESEGEEQINLKELRVPLEKGWRRETVIRGLTKNGQIKGEVFYYPPQSLNKMKGMNQVQLYLDQFKPKDLNRDHFSFSAKAIVGTFLQPAPPPYATDGEYIKMTDVEVARRLEELKMFTRHTALGVEQRIEIAKQQQALRDAKKMAKDEINKNKEKARQAKEAERSERLEQQRKERELKNQQALEAKKKREEELARQKAEEAARKQQEKEQKRQQALLQKEQELAKQKELMYAVEMERERRRQHMALIKQLELRRKFEEKEKKKHQVILDKLIQREKKLAMRKRDTSILQELRKPQEDSEIVDQTDLPGLPRIPGLKLTGTGFADLLMVFEFLHNFGETLGFDMESLPTLQSLHSALTCDNALEAEEELLSVMTHLLVCAIEDPGIPNPGRHTTLLGQTLRQADITHSNVSEILRIYLYAVAIGEVKQQSGINLERERERHHLPTEEDIKTASDKNRQFYELLSENMRYKLSELLKDKPFVSINPTTKAQILAMLCNDLLLNKAVCKQIEGSLEAQAQLKKERYLLDNKIRKYKMLVARKQRLEQYEKAQAAALEKSLSMKAAEDAKRAEEAAAAAAAAAAADESGNTTGSVEHQPGEEKTDGGEVTEVNDDAADPPLVAAGEGENPAPLPVPESEHNHKEETVIHPSQEPTPLNNGTSTPMEESPIKVPPLPQMHDDSLAKPKEMNFNEMGDMSGLNVSQQTTAASELDNPFSKSMIHDAPSERNDEDNSDLESEGTQLEEDEDAQLTAEEAQRKYDKILEESFQNKQQLEYALNQLRVKCFGQDRYWRRYWNLSKCGGIYVEAMESTQSDVSKYENALDEVYASQLAQEAATAAADTEARQVNETVDEEIPPEDDLPRFIPTIADIVKRDRDKNKENKDSNEFPLHVGLEERKRKRSGRSKKKHDFYNQENANDSESQDVQEEDNSRTSFSNCEESRTDSHSEADHLAVMPSAAAAPFEDQQAAKVMPSVPVTVPPPPPPPMVHQEPPVPAPIPLGVKKKREDDHLMDIEDSIPTAILVQKGNNHDETKIVEVNNQIGGVNVNRQQQDDGDVQLVQEETPTITIPDDDTESGDANRHNPGDMQRQDCTDLNPNGTGGLVGGSNCDIKPKLENGEIGSGCESGEDGHGSKALYGNDVEMMELKEEKVKAEFQHSMNQYLMERWFSIVDKDLPLSSTECPLPSLKGTTPAAMARQIYTNITCKEICQIQGNRWDIGNNIQFFSVPLEKGVDIHFKNESILSSSGLDEEEMNDVIAKKLKKESEQLTDIKPVTKRESVDDNQLDVKHDIKQEGESEEFGSFSLPAYMTLTLSNLTAYVQCDQFQPLQMTPEERKQLEEIKIRGSLQKPEIKPIEKQLRHGWWKINEIEELNDFIKSLNPRGVRERSLRQNLLESLSDSVNLTTPYHVAHPRTAPPQTGWIESEPWNAWNPAIARRVEIALLDQIEAMEDKVASASMQIKGWQIPQREGDSDNEVAEEVTIDMLRERIAGLEAAIERRYLKPPLGINTTEAQMAVIAQQESHNHSAAMANTSNCSNSSEDENIPKGLVSWRDAVERSVTTAQLSMALYVLESCVAWDKSIMKANCQFCQSGEQEDKLLLCDGCDRGYHTYCFKPRMDKIPDGDWYCFECKNKATGDRKCIVCGGQRPPPLGKMVYCELCPRAYHQDCYIPPMLKYPRGKWYCQNCISKAPPKKKPQRKPKEKQNHNSSSTQLNQSNLSNQSANQSLNSSHEEIPPSTTPTHMPGTPVSNPNSNVNITPLSPAHSVASTTHEELSSTTAVAQCSTPMPTQSEFNHQAAPLPSHHQQAIAYPQQQQPYSNLEGTPASSVLNSFQLPPPPLTNNYDPQQQQQQQQQQQQQQQQHQHQQHYQHYYQSQPQQHQYYPQQQHLPQMVDYNMYAQHPMQSQQHMLPESHLYQPAGSSNVASVAPGMIPYANSQPPVDNSSGMDSSSLNVSMGSNDGGSSQYEGHHTPQQQPCQDNSGSSSITTPGSASAGYYSPSSANACASGSGYDSEKHCESSEEQLPSASATGGSSGSHKSDKKDRKERDEAREQAKKEKKATKKLMKELAPCKTVLEEMEVHEDSWPFLLPVNTKQFPTYRKIIKYPMDLSTIKKRLQDMVYKSRDDFIADVRQIFDNCEVFNEDDSPVGTAGHGMRKYFEQRWAELTEKHAS; this comes from the exons GCTGGTGGTCCATGGCGCAGCTAGCGGCACAGGACTACTTTGCGCGGCTGCAGGCAACCGGCATGTCGCAGCTACAGTTTCCACACGGTGCCGATTTGGCCGGTGCATTTCCCGGCGGGCTAGGCCTCGGCGCACTCGGTGCGGCCGGTGCCGGTGGCGCAGGTGGAGCCGGCAGCACCGGTGGCGCCGGCAGTGGAGGAAGCAATGGAAAAGGCTCCGGCGGTGGTAAAGGCAAGAAACGGGACCGAAGTAGCAACAGTAACAGTAGCAATGCCAGTAGCAGCGGAGGAGGCGGAGGAGCAAATTCGTCATCATACAAG AACTCACCCTCTCCGTCCGTATCGCAGGCGGCAGCGGCTGCAGCCTATAAGCAGTCTCTGTACAGCCAAGCCACCCTGCACAAAGAACTGATGGCCATCACGGCGgcggcagctgcagcacaaAGCCAGCAGCAAGCTTCGGCCGGTGGAATCGGTGGCGGTGGTGGCGGAAGTGGTGCTGGCTCCGGCATCGGTGGCGCTAGCAATCAGTCTGGTTCGTCAAAATCCAAATCCTCCTCGTCATCCCACGGTGGTGGCAGCGGCATCGGTGGAAGCAATcggggtggtggtggtggcggcaACAGCAGTGCCGGAAATGACGTACTATCGCTCACACGAGGATCCTCATCGTCGCCATCGGTCAATTCGTCGTCCAAATCGCAGCAGCCATCGCCGAGCGTCACCATCAGTGCCAGCAATCTGTCCAATTCGTCGCCCGGGAACCACCTGCAGAACCTATCGCGGTCTGGCAAGGATTCCGGAAAAGGCGGCGGCGGAGGTAGCAGTTCAGTATCGGACTTAG GTCTGAGTGCATCCATGAACGCCCTCAGTACACTTTCGCAGTTTGGCAATTTGGACCTGTCCACACAGCAGAATGTTACGGCAACGATGAATGCGTTGGCTGCCAGCTCTGCCAAAGCGAAAGACTATATGTCATCCGGAATACTCAA CGATCCGTCTTCGTTGCTCGGGGTGCGCCTACCGCCGGACACCGAGATCATTAAATATACCAGTTCAATCGCGAGCCCGAAAGTGCCGGGATCGACCGGGCGTGGACGTAAGAAACCCGTATCGTTAGATGAAAGTTCAATTTTTGCTCAATTACATGGTTTAAGTGCAGCCAAACGAGCGAGACTGGAATCGAACGATTTCGGACTGCAGGGTACGGTTGGTGGTTCCGGTCAGGGTGGCGGAAATGGCACCAGTGGTGCCGGTAATTTGTCCGCTCATGGTGCGGGGGGTTCGAGCGGTAGTTCGACGAGCACCAGTGTCAACAACGATCGGATCGAAGTTATCAAATTGCCTCCTACAATCACGTCCAACGGAGTGTATAACGCCGGAAAAG GAAAAGACTCCTTATCAGATCCGGTGAATGAGTGGGCCGGTTTGAATCTCAGTGCAAAATCTTCCCCATCGATTGCATCCTCACTAGCGGCggcggctgctgctgcagcagcggcAGTCAACGAGCCACAGGATGATGCACCACTAAATCTGTCAATGAAACCATCAAAATCGTCCGACAGTCGAGAATCATCCGTGCCTCCTTCCGGCTCTACGACCCCCAGTGCCAATAGCCTACAGAGTCTCAGTACAATCACGGCAGCTCTGGGAACTTCTGGTGGAAGCTGCAATTCGGATACGCCACGAT CTCGTCGAAAATCCAACAACAAAAACCGCTCGGCTGCAGCAGCCTTTGCGTCCTCGCTGGCCACTGGCAACGCTTTGGGTGGCAGTGCTTCATCCGGCGACACTAGTAACGCACTAAACAGTAGCATCAGTTCACTGCTGTTGGCTGCAAGCGGCGGTGGCAGCAGTGGCGCTGGTAGCGGTACCTCCGCTGCGACTGGTAGTGGCAACGGGAACCAAACGGCTGGTGGAAGCGCTGCCACCGGAGCCGGTGCTGCCGGCGGAGGGGGAGCCAGCGGTGTGAACAATCATTTGGCAGCCCAGCTTGGGCTGAACAGCTCGCTGTCCGAGCTGCTGAAGATCTCCAATTACGAGGAGTACGATTATGCGGCGCTCACTGGAT CTCAGTTCAAGGAAGGCCGTCCACGCAATCTCGGCCGGGGAGTATCGAAGCCGAAAAAGAATACGGTAGCGTCGCTGCTGGCACAAAGTCGGGCCGTTGGTTCGAAGCCATTGACCGCGCAGCAGCTGCTTACCCAAGAGGCCGAAATA GAAAAACTTCGCCAAGCAATGATCGAAGCTAGTCAATCGATGGATAGTACATCTAACACAAACACGGATAGCGAAAGTGTAGCCGAGAGTGGAATGTCCGAATCGGAAGGGGAAGAGCAGATAAACTTGAAGGAGCTGCGGGTTCCACTGGAAAAGGGTTGGCGGCGGGAGACGGTTATCAGGGGACTCACCAAGAATGGTCAGATAAAGGGCGAAGTATTCTACTATCCACCCCAGAGTTTGAACAAAATGAAAGGCATGAATCAGGTGCAATTG TATCTGGATCAGTTTAAACCGAAAGATCTAAACCGGGACCACTTCAGTTTCTCGGCGAAAGCAATCGTTGGAACGTTCCTGCAACCGGCACCACCACCGTATGCTACTGATGGTGAGTATATCAAGATGACCGACGTAGAGGTCGCCCGAAGATTGGAGGAGCTGAAAATGTTCACGCGTCATACCGCGTTGGGGGTGGAACAGCGAATCGAAATCGCCAAGCAACAGCAAGCTTTGAGGGATGCTAAGAAAATGGCCAAGGACGAAATCAACAAGAACAAGGAGAAG GCTCGACAGGCAAAAGAGGCTGAACGCAGCGAGCGATTGGAGCAGCAGCGAAAGGAGCGGGAGCTCAAAAATCAGCAAGCTTTAGAG GCCAAGAAAAAGAGGGAGGAAGAACTGGCTCGACAGAAGGCAGAGGAGGCCGCTCGAAAGCAGCAG GAGAAAGAACAGAAACGGCAGCAGGCACTATTACAGAAAGAACAG GAACTCGCCAAACAGAAAGAGCTGATGTACGCCGTTGAAATG GAAAGGGAACGACGGCGACAGCATATGGCCCTGATCAAGCAGCTAGAACTTCGACGGAAATTCGAAGAGAAGGAGAAAAAGAAGCATCAG GTTATCCTGGACAAACTAATCCAACGTGAGAAGAAGTTAGCCATGCGAAAACGAGATACCAGCATTCTTCAGGAACTAAG AAAACCCCAGGAAGATTCGGAAATCGTCGACCAAACCGATCTGCCCGGTCTGCCCCGAATACCGGGACTAAAGCTCACCGGTACCGGTTTTGCCGATCTGCTGATGGTGTTCGAGTTCCTGCACAACTTTGGTGAAACCCTCGGTTTCG ATATGGAATCACTGCCTACGCTACAGTCACTGCATTCGGCGCTGACCTGCGACAACGCGCTCGAAGCCGAAGAGGAACTGCTGTCGGTGATGACGCACCTGCTGGTGTGTGCTATCGAGGATCCCGGTATACCGAATCCGGGACGGCACACCACACTGCTGGGGCAAACGCTTCGGCAGGCTGACATCACTCACTCGAATGTTTCGGAAATCCTACGGATATATCTGTATGCGGTCGCGATTGGGGAGGTGAAACAGCAGAGTGGCATCAATTTGGAGCGGGAACGTGAGCGTCATCATTTGCCCACGGAAGAGGATATCAAGACTGCcagtgataaaaatagacaATTCTACGAACTACTGTCGGAGAACATGCGTTACAAGCTGTCAGAGCTGCTCAAGGATAAGCCATTTGTATCTATCAATCCCACAACTAAGGCGCAAATTTTGGCAATGCTGTGCAATGATTTGCTGTTAAATAAGGCGGTTTGTAAACAAATCGAGGGTAGCCTGGAGGCACAAGCTCAACTGAAAAAGGAGCGGTACTTGTTGGATAATAAAATCAGAAAATACAAAATGTTGGTCGCGCGAAAACAACGGTTGGAACAATACGAAAAAGCCCAGGCAGCTGCCCTGGAGAAATCGTTGTCCATGAAGGCGGCTGAGGATGCCAAACGGGCAGAGGAAGcagccgctgctgctgccgccgccgcgGCTGCTGATGAAAGTGGTAACACAACCGGTTCAGTTGAACACCAACCAGGGGAGGAGAAGACTGACGGCGGTGAAGTAACCGAGGTAAACGATGATGCTGCAGATCCCCCCTTGGTGGCAGCTGGTGAAGGAGAAAATCCAGCACCTCTTCCGGTGCCAGAATCGGAGCACAATCACAAGGAGGAAACAGTGATACACCCAAGTCAGGAACCGACTCCTTTGAATAACGGAACTAGCACTCCGATGGAGGAAAGCCCTATTAAGGTTCCACCACTTCCACAGATGCACGATGATTCGCTGGCAAAACCGAAAGAGATGAATTTCAACGAAATGGGTGACATGTCTGGCCTAAATGTGTCGCAGCAAACAACTGCTGCAAGCGAGCTCGATAATCCTTTCTCCAAGTCAATGATTCACGATGCTCCGAGCGAGCGAAACGATGAAGACAACAGTGATCTAGAGAGCGAGGGAACTCAACTGGAAGAGGACGAAGACGCACAGCTGACGGCAGAGGAGGCACAgagaaaatatgacaaaattttggAAGAATCGTTCCAAAACAAGCAACAGCTGGAGTACGCACTGAATCAGTTGCGTGTGAAGTGTTTCGGTCAGGATCGCTATTGGCGCCGGTATTGGAATCTGTCCAAGTGTGGCGGTATTTATGTAGAAGCTATGGAATCCACCCAGTCGGATGTGAGCAAGTATGAAAATGCTCTCGATGAGGTGTATGCTAGTCAGTTGGCACAAGAGGCAGCGACTGCCGCAGCGGACACAGAAGCGCGACAGGTTAACGAAACGGTTGACGAGGAGATACCTCCGGAGGATGATTTACCACGTTTTATTCCCACGATAGCTGATATCGTTAAACGTGATCGAgataaaaataaggaaaacaaaGATTCCAACGAGTTTCCACTTCACGTTGGGCTGGAGGAACGCAAGCGAAAGCGTTCGGGTAGAAGCAAAAAGAAGCACGATTTCTACAATCAAGAAAACGCAAATGACAGTGAATCTCAGGATGTTCAGGAAGAGGATAATTCCAGAACTAGCTTCAGCAATTGCGAAGAAAGCCGAACGGATTCGCACTCCGAAGCTGATCATCTGGCAGTAATGCCGTCAGCGGCAGCCGCACCGTTTGAAGATCAACAGGCAGCGAAGGTGATGCCATCGGTGCCCGTGACtgtgccaccaccaccaccgccaccgaTGGTGCACCAGGAACCGCCCGTTCCGGCACCGATTCCGCTGGGAGTAAAGAAAAAACGCGAGGATGACCATCTGATGGATATAGAGGACTCTATCCCCACTGCGATTCTAGTACAAAAGGGCAACAACCACGACGAAACCAAAATTGTCGAGGTGAACAACCAGATCGGAGGAGTGAACGTTAATCGTCAGCAGCAGGATGATGGGGAT GTTCAGCTGGTTCAAGAGGAAACGCCTACCATTACCATTCCGGACGACGATACGGAAAGTGGTGACGCCAATCGACATAATCCCGGCGATATGCAGCGGCAGGATTGCACCGATCTGAATCCCAACGGCACCGGCGGTCTCGTTGGTGGAAGCAACTGTGATATTAAGCCAAAACTGGAGAATGGTGAAATCGGCTCCGGCTGCGAATCGGGAGAGGATGGCCACGGTAGTAAAGCTCTCTATGGTAACGATGTGGAGATGATGGAACTAAAGGAGGAGAAGGTGAAAGCGGAATTCCAGCACAGTATGAATCAGTATCTGATGGAACGTTGGTTTTCCATTGTCGATAAGGATCTACCTTTGAGCAGTACCGAGTGTCCACTTCCTTCGCTCAAAGGAACCACACCGGCTGCGATGGCTCGGCAGATCTATACGAATATTACCTGTAAAGAGATATGCCAGATACAGGGCAATCGCTGGGATATTGGtaacaatattcaatttttcagtGTTCCACTGGAGAAAGGAGTGGATATTCACTTTAAAAATGAATCCATTTTGTCTTCGTCTGGATTAGACGAAGAAGAAATGAACGACGTTATTGCGAAGAAACTAAAAAAAGAATCGGAGCAATTGACGGATATTAAGCCGGTAACTAAACGGGAATCCGTTGATGATAATCAGTTGGATGTAAAACACGATATTAAACAGGAAGGCGAATCGGAAGAGTTTGGATCGTTTTCACTTCCGGCCTATATGACGCTTACTTTGAGTAATTTGACTGCCTACGTACAGTGTGATCAGTTTCAGCCATTACAAATGACACCTGAAGAACGAAAACAGTTGGAAGAAATCAAGATTCGTGGAAGCTTGCAGAAGCCGGAAATCAAACCGATCGAAAAACAGCTTCGCCACGGTTGGTGGAAGATCAACGAAATTGAAGAATTAAATGATTTCATAAAATCACTAAACCCGCGAGGAGTTAGAGAGCGAAGTTTGCGCCAgaacctgctggagtcattgtCTGATAGTGTTAATCTTACTACGCCGTATCATGTAGCTCATCCGCGGACGGCTCCGCCGCAAACTGGTTGGATCGAGTCCGAACCGTGGAATGCGTGGAATCCGGCGATTGCTCGACGGGTGGAGATTGCACTGCTGGACCAGATCGAAGCGATGGAAGACAAGGTTGCATCTGCTTCAATGCAGATCAAGGGTTGGCAAATCCCGCAGCGAGAAGGGGACAGCGATAACGAAGTCGCCGAGGAGGTTACCATCGATATGCTGCGGGAGCGTATTGCCGGACTGGAGGCAGCCATCGAGAGGCGTTACCTTAAACCGCCGCTGGGAATCAA TACGACGGAAGCCCAGATGGCTGTGATTGCACAGCAGGAATCGCATAATCACAGCGCTGCGATGGCCAACACGTCCAACTGCTCGAACAGCTCCGAGGACGAAAACATTCCGAAAG GGCTTGTGTCATGGCGCGACGCGGTCGAACGATCGGTCACTACCGCCCAACTATCGATGGCACTGTACGTGCTCGAGTCGTGCGTCGCGTGGGACAAAAGCATCATGAAGGCG AATTGCCAGTTCTGCCAGTCGGGTGAGCAGGAGGATAAGTTGTTGTTGTGTGACGGATGCGATCGGGGTTATCATACCTACTGCTTTAAGCCGCGAATGGACAAGATTCCTGATGGTGATTG GTATTGTTTCGAGTGTAAGAATAAAGCTACCGGTGATCGAAAATGTATAGTCTGTGGAGGCCAGCGGCCTCCACCCTTAGGTAAGATGGTGTACTGTGAATTATGCCCCCGAGCGTATCATCAGGACTGCTATATTCCACCTATGTTAAAG TATCCTAGAGGCAAATGGTATTGCCAAAATTGCATCTCGAAAGCTCCGCCCAAGAAGAAGCCGCAGCGCAAACCCAAAGAGAAGCAAAACCACAACTCCTCGTCGACCCAGCTTAACCAGTCCAATCTTAGCAATCAGTCGGCCAACCAGTCGTTGAATTCATCGCACGAAGAGATCCCACCGTCGACGACACCAACGCACATGCCGGGCACGCCGGTTTCCAATCCGAACTCGAACGTAAACATCACCCCTCTAAG TCCAGCACATTCAGTAGCATCCACGACCCATGAAGAGCTGTCGTCGACTACTGCCGTCGCCCAGTGTTCCACACCGATGCCAACGCAGTCAGAGTTCAACCATCAAGCTGCTCCTCTTCCCTCGCACCATCAGCAGGCAATTGCCtatccgcagcagcagcagccgtacTCCAACCTCGAAGGAACTCCGGCGTCTAGTGTACTCAACAGCTTTCAACTGCCGCCACCGCCGTTGACCAACAACTATGAtccacaacagcagcaacaacaacaacagcagcaacagcaacaacagcagcagcatcaacaTCAACAACATTATCAGCATTACTACCAATCTCAGCCACAGCAACATCAGTATTACCCACAGCAGCAGCATCTGCCTCAAATGGTCGATTATAACATGTACGCCCAGCATCCGATGCAATCTCAGCAGCATATGCTGCCGGAATCTCACCTGTATCAACCAGCCGGAAGCAGCAATGTTGCTTCGGTTGCGCCCGGAATGATACCGTACGCAAACAGTCAGCCGCCCGTTGACAACAGCAGCGGTATGGATAGCAGCAGCCTAAACGTTTCGATGGGAAGCAACGACGGTGGTTCTTCGCAGTACGAAGGCCACCACACGCCACAGCAGCAACCCTGCCAGGACAATAGCGGTAGCAGCAGCATAACGACACCCGGTTCCGCTTCCGCTGGGTACTATTCTCCGTCGAGTGCGAATGCATGCGCCTCCGGTTCGGGATACGATTCGGAAAAGCACTGCGAGTCCTCCGAAGAGCAGCTACCGTCCGCTTCGGCAACCGGTGGCAGTAGCGGTTCGCACAAATCCGACAAAAAGGATCGCAAGGAACGCGATGAAGCCCGCGAGCAGGCCAAGAAGGAGAAAAAGGCCACCAAGAAGCTGATGAAGGAGCTGGCCCCGTGCAAGACGGTACTGGAGGAAATGGAG GTGCACGAAGATTCCTGGCCATTTCTGCTGCCCGTAAACACCAAACAGTTCCCGACCTATCGGAAGATCATCAAATACCCGATGGATTTGTCGACCATCAAGAAACGCCTACAGGACATGGT TTACAAATCCCGTGATGATTTCATCGCCGACGTGCGGCAAATATTCGACAATTGCGAGGTCTTCAACGAGGATGACTCGCCGGTTGGTACGGCCGGGCACGGAATGCGTAAGTATTTCGAGCAACGTTGGGCCGAACTGACCGAAAAGCACGCGTCATGA